From the Desulfobotulus mexicanus genome, one window contains:
- a CDS encoding acetyl-CoA C-acetyltransferase codes for MREAVIVSACRTPLGAFNGSLASLGAVDLGAIAIREAVKRAGIEDKEVNEVIMGQVLPCGCGQNPAKQAAVRANMPWEVEALTINKVCGSALKAVMLAAQAVVAGDADVVIAGGMESMSNAPYFLEKARFGLRMGHGEIKDGMIHDGLWDHVNNFHMGMSNEICSEKWGVTKEDQDRYAAESYRRANEAKASGRFKDEIVPVEIKSRKGVTVFADDESVKETPYEMLAAMSGAFKKGGVGTAGNASIIADGAAAVCVMSREKAEALGCEILATIGAQASYGIEMQYVLMAPVWSIPKCCAKEGIQMDAIDLFEINEAFSGTSFAINRELKLDPAKVNVNGGSVAIGHPIGASGARVLTTLIYEMKRRDARTGLASLCLGGGEAVSLIIKR; via the coding sequence ATGAGAGAAGCGGTTATTGTGAGTGCATGTAGGACACCGCTGGGGGCGTTTAACGGATCCCTTGCCTCCCTGGGCGCTGTGGATCTGGGAGCTATTGCCATCCGTGAAGCTGTAAAAAGAGCCGGTATAGAAGATAAAGAAGTCAATGAAGTAATCATGGGTCAGGTTCTTCCCTGCGGTTGCGGTCAGAACCCGGCAAAGCAGGCGGCTGTCCGCGCCAATATGCCCTGGGAAGTTGAAGCCCTTACCATTAACAAGGTTTGCGGTTCTGCCCTGAAGGCTGTGATGCTGGCGGCTCAGGCTGTGGTGGCAGGAGATGCGGATGTGGTCATTGCAGGCGGTATGGAAAGCATGAGCAATGCCCCCTATTTTCTGGAAAAAGCCCGTTTTGGCCTGCGTATGGGCCATGGAGAAATCAAAGATGGCATGATCCATGACGGTCTCTGGGATCATGTGAACAATTTCCACATGGGCATGAGCAATGAGATTTGTTCTGAAAAATGGGGCGTTACCAAGGAAGATCAGGATCGTTATGCTGCGGAATCCTACCGCAGGGCCAATGAAGCCAAGGCTTCCGGCCGCTTTAAAGATGAAATTGTTCCAGTTGAAATCAAATCCCGTAAAGGTGTCACTGTCTTTGCTGATGATGAATCCGTTAAGGAAACACCGTATGAGATGCTGGCTGCCATGTCCGGTGCCTTTAAAAAAGGTGGAGTGGGAACGGCAGGCAATGCATCCATCATAGCCGATGGGGCTGCTGCCGTATGTGTTATGAGCCGGGAAAAGGCCGAAGCCTTAGGTTGTGAAATACTTGCAACCATCGGTGCCCAGGCTTCCTATGGTATTGAAATGCAGTATGTGCTCATGGCTCCCGTATGGTCCATTCCCAAGTGCTGTGCCAAAGAAGGCATTCAGATGGATGCCATTGATCTTTTTGAAATAAATGAGGCTTTCAGCGGCACATCCTTTGCCATAAACCGGGAGCTGAAGCTTGACCCTGCAAAGGTCAATGTGAACGGTGGAAGTGTTGCTATTGGCCATCCCATTGGTGCTTCCGGTGCCAGGGTGCTCACCACCCTGATTTATGAAATGAAGCGCAGGGATGCCAGAACCGGCCTTGCTTCCCTTTGCCTTGGTGGCGGTGAGGCTGTATCCCTGATAATAAAGAGATAA
- a CDS encoding 3-hydroxybutyryl-CoA dehydrogenase, translating to MEVKTFGVIGAGQMGGGIAQVAAASGLNVIIMDVSDAALEKGIGLINKNLSRNVEKGKLDAGEKDAILGRLKTVTTLEGLAPCEYVVEAATENEALKFKIFEDLDRICKPGVILGTNTSSIPIGRIAARTKRPEKVIGMHFMNPVPVMKLVEIIRGIATDTETFKLTWDLCVKFGKTPAEANDFPGFIANRILMPMINEAVFALYHSVGRKEDIDTVMKLGMNHPMGPLELADLIGLDTCLAIMETLYDGFRDSKYRPCPLLRKYVEAGWLGRKTGKGFYEYK from the coding sequence ATGGAAGTCAAAACCTTTGGTGTGATCGGTGCAGGACAGATGGGTGGTGGAATTGCACAGGTGGCAGCAGCCAGCGGGCTGAATGTCATTATAATGGATGTCAGTGACGCTGCGTTGGAAAAGGGTATTGGCCTCATTAACAAAAATCTTTCCCGGAATGTGGAAAAGGGAAAACTGGATGCCGGTGAAAAGGATGCTATTCTCGGTCGTCTTAAAACCGTAACAACCCTTGAGGGTCTGGCACCATGTGAGTATGTGGTGGAAGCGGCAACGGAAAATGAGGCTTTGAAATTTAAGATCTTTGAAGATCTGGACCGTATCTGTAAACCCGGCGTGATTCTCGGAACCAATACATCTTCCATTCCCATCGGTCGCATTGCCGCACGGACAAAACGTCCTGAAAAGGTCATTGGCATGCACTTCATGAACCCTGTGCCTGTCATGAAGCTTGTTGAAATCATCCGGGGCATCGCCACGGATACGGAAACCTTCAAGCTTACCTGGGATCTCTGCGTAAAGTTCGGCAAAACCCCGGCAGAAGCCAATGATTTCCCCGGCTTCATTGCCAACCGTATTCTCATGCCCATGATCAATGAGGCGGTTTTTGCTCTGTACCACAGCGTGGGCCGCAAGGAAGATATTGATACGGTCATGAAGCTGGGCATGAATCATCCCATGGGGCCTCTGGAGCTTGCCGACCTTATCGGTCTGGATACCTGTCTGGCCATTATGGAAACCCTCTATGATGGTTTCAGGGATTCCAAGTACAGGCCCTGCCCCCTGCTGCGTAAATATGTTGAGGCAGGATGGCTGGGTCGTAAAACCGGTAAAGGTTTTTACGAGTATAAATAG
- a CDS encoding acyl-CoA dehydrogenase family protein, with the protein MAFEITKEQKMIQKMAREFGRKELAEAAMERDHTGEYPKEILKKMGELGLLGMLVPEEYDGENMGTVAYSLALTEIAYYDASVAVIMSVHNSIGCGSLVRFGSDAQKEKYLRPMAKGEIIASFALSEPEAGSDPAGMTATAEKDGDFYVLNGTKRWITGGATSGVFIILAKTDPAAGHKGISAFLIEPGIPGFIVGRKEDKMGLKGSDTTDLIFENCRVPASALLGKEGEGFIVAMSGLDDGRIGIGSQSLGVGMRALDLAVDYSKQRHQFGKPIAANQGLRWMIADMATEVEAARLLVLNAAAMKDRGEKCSKEASMAKMYASEMANNVAGQSLQIHGGYGYTKEFEIERLYRDARVFTIYEGTTQVQKIVISGEVIGDKKRKKK; encoded by the coding sequence ATGGCGTTTGAAATCACAAAAGAGCAGAAGATGATTCAGAAGATGGCCCGGGAATTCGGTCGCAAGGAGTTGGCTGAAGCGGCCATGGAGCGTGACCATACCGGCGAGTATCCCAAGGAGATTCTTAAAAAAATGGGTGAACTGGGACTTCTTGGTATGCTGGTGCCCGAAGAATATGACGGTGAGAACATGGGAACCGTGGCCTATTCTTTGGCCCTGACGGAAATTGCATATTACGATGCATCCGTGGCTGTTATCATGAGTGTGCATAACTCCATTGGCTGCGGCAGCCTTGTGCGTTTCGGCAGTGATGCCCAGAAGGAAAAATATTTAAGGCCCATGGCCAAGGGCGAGATAATCGCAAGCTTTGCCCTTTCCGAGCCCGAGGCGGGCAGTGATCCTGCGGGTATGACGGCCACTGCGGAAAAGGACGGGGATTTTTATGTCTTAAACGGTACCAAACGCTGGATCACGGGTGGAGCCACCTCAGGCGTTTTCATTATTCTTGCTAAAACTGATCCTGCGGCAGGTCACAAAGGGATTTCCGCATTCCTCATTGAGCCGGGCATACCGGGCTTTATCGTAGGCCGCAAGGAAGACAAGATGGGTCTGAAGGGCTCCGACACCACGGACCTCATCTTTGAAAACTGCCGGGTTCCGGCAAGTGCTCTGCTGGGTAAGGAAGGGGAAGGTTTCATAGTTGCCATGAGCGGCCTTGATGATGGTCGAATCGGTATCGGTTCCCAGAGCCTTGGTGTGGGTATGAGGGCCCTTGATCTTGCCGTGGATTATTCCAAACAGCGGCATCAGTTCGGAAAACCCATTGCGGCCAATCAGGGTCTTCGCTGGATGATCGCAGATATGGCAACGGAAGTAGAGGCTGCAAGGCTTCTGGTATTGAATGCGGCAGCCATGAAGGACAGGGGAGAAAAATGTTCCAAGGAAGCATCCATGGCCAAGATGTATGCTTCTGAAATGGCCAATAATGTTGCGGGCCAGAGTCTTCAGATTCATGGTGGCTACGGCTATACCAAAGAATTTGAAATTGAGCGTCTGTATCGTGATGCCAGGGTTTTCACAATTTATGAAGGAACCACCCAGGTTCAGAAGATAGTTATAAGTGGTGAAGTGATTGGAGATAAGAAGCGTAAGAAGAAGTAG
- a CDS encoding CoA transferase subunit A, producing MAKPVRMNLKEAVAQIPDGAMLTFSGFTIWRRPMAAVYEMIRQGKKDLHLVEVNGGTHSDLLIGAGCVKIWESCWIGHELFGKIGANLARKAEAGEVIIEDYSHVQILYRMAAGSMGLPYLPTYASMGTDMLNPAYDNLKTAGLRDGSNPKIPKKKYEIVSDPFYGGELLHMPAANPDWCIAHVQMVGEEGTVRVEGQLYSDSEAIKASDNVIIVAEQVVSEDYIRREPTRNLISGHQVSCIVEQPWGAHPTGCFGCYETDGSFIQNFFKSTRSQEGLDAWVKEWIHDIPDYETYLERIGITRLEQLRANPAFGYSTTIKRGTR from the coding sequence ATGGCAAAACCCGTAAGAATGAATCTTAAGGAGGCCGTTGCACAGATTCCCGACGGCGCAATGCTGACCTTCAGCGGCTTTACCATATGGCGGCGTCCCATGGCCGCTGTGTATGAAATGATACGGCAGGGCAAGAAGGATCTGCACCTTGTGGAAGTGAATGGCGGCACCCATTCCGATCTGCTCATCGGCGCAGGTTGTGTGAAGATCTGGGAGAGCTGCTGGATAGGCCATGAGCTTTTTGGAAAGATCGGTGCCAACCTGGCCCGTAAGGCAGAAGCCGGCGAGGTTATTATTGAGGATTACAGCCATGTGCAGATACTTTACCGCATGGCCGCAGGTTCCATGGGGCTTCCCTATCTGCCCACCTACGCCAGTATGGGTACGGACATGCTCAACCCTGCCTATGATAATCTTAAAACAGCCGGGTTGAGGGACGGCAGCAATCCTAAGATTCCTAAAAAGAAATATGAAATTGTATCCGATCCATTCTATGGCGGAGAACTGCTGCACATGCCTGCTGCAAACCCGGACTGGTGTATTGCCCATGTTCAGATGGTTGGGGAGGAAGGTACGGTAAGGGTTGAAGGACAGCTTTACTCCGACTCCGAAGCCATCAAGGCATCGGACAATGTCATCATCGTTGCAGAACAGGTGGTGAGCGAGGACTATATCCGTCGAGAACCCACCCGTAACCTGATTTCAGGACATCAGGTTTCCTGCATTGTGGAACAGCCCTGGGGTGCTCACCCCACGGGATGTTTCGGCTGTTACGAAACCGATGGCAGTTTTATCCAGAACTTCTTCAAAAGCACCCGTTCCCAGGAAGGTCTCGATGCCTGGGTGAAGGAATGGATCCACGATATACCGGATTATGAGACCTATCTTGAAAGAATCGGCATCACCCGACTGGAGCAGCTGCGGGCAAACCCGGCCTTTGGATATTCCACCACAATCAAGAGGGGGACACGCTGA
- a CDS encoding CoA-transferase subunit beta, whose translation MSRDTTLAKIGEFKPIDLLAVAAAREVTDGDVVFAGTGLPMLAIGLAQLTTAPTAVCIYEAGSVDGRPISLPTSVGDARCIYQASVASGLFDVFNQLQRGVVDLAFLGGAEVDKYGNVNTTGMGKYGIIPEKRLTGSGGNSDINGLARKTVFIMVQEKRRFREKVDFVTSPGWRIPKWPSGEMVPKKEVYNRAFRGGPEAVISNMGVFRFDENGEMYLDTYHPGCTPQQILENCSFDLNISRVSGETKAPTLGELDLLYKTIDPEGIFLP comes from the coding sequence ATGAGTCGAGATACTACCCTTGCAAAAATTGGAGAGTTCAAGCCCATAGATCTTCTGGCAGTGGCTGCGGCCCGTGAAGTTACCGACGGTGATGTGGTGTTTGCAGGCACAGGACTTCCCATGCTGGCTATCGGTCTGGCCCAGCTTACGACGGCACCTACGGCGGTCTGTATTTATGAGGCTGGCAGCGTGGATGGCAGGCCCATATCTCTTCCCACCTCCGTGGGTGATGCCCGGTGTATCTATCAGGCATCCGTGGCTTCAGGACTTTTTGATGTCTTTAACCAGCTCCAGAGGGGAGTTGTGGATCTGGCTTTCCTTGGTGGTGCGGAAGTGGACAAGTATGGAAATGTAAACACCACCGGTATGGGTAAATACGGCATTATTCCGGAGAAAAGACTCACCGGCTCCGGTGGTAACTCTGATATCAACGGTCTTGCCAGAAAAACCGTTTTCATCATGGTGCAGGAAAAAAGACGCTTCAGGGAGAAGGTTGATTTTGTGACTTCTCCGGGATGGCGGATTCCCAAATGGCCTTCCGGTGAAATGGTGCCCAAGAAAGAAGTTTACAACCGGGCTTTCCGGGGTGGCCCTGAGGCTGTGATTTCCAACATGGGTGTTTTCCGCTTCGATGAAAACGGAGAGATGTATCTGGATACCTATCATCCCGGATGCACACCCCAGCAGATACTTGAAAACTGCAGCTTTGATTTAAACATCAGTCGGGTGAGTGGTGAAACAAAGGCACCGACTTTGGGTGAGCTGGATCTGCTTTACAAAACGATCGACCCGGAAGGAATTTTCCTTCCGTAA
- a CDS encoding enoyl-CoA hydratase/isomerase family protein, protein MKRDIHLSYIPLAGGKRLLCIRIEAEERLNTLRMETTLAIGDAVRRADQDESVVFVWLEGKGGKAFCAGGDVRLLSGKYLGGDKKSALDFFTTEYSTDYSIHMAKTPILCFAHGIVMGGGIGILAACRHKVLTPDVVLAMPEVSIGLFPDVGATWFLNRMPRGCGRLLGLCGYRMDAADACFLGFGDRVVQEDDREALFESLVALDWTGNPERDAQAVDAVLAHFELPLESGFLAEKPECLRKLALAPDPVTFGEILVESGKREPRLIQASKTFGSASPFSICLTWRQLGTGRHLSLKQAFCLELILAARCMEHPDFHEGVRALLVDKDQSPAWKDGRLENVDPGEIRNCFTPPWSSLHPLKDLPDPALISGWS, encoded by the coding sequence ATGAAAAGGGATATACACCTTTCATATATTCCTCTGGCTGGCGGCAAAAGGCTTCTTTGTATCCGCATTGAAGCAGAGGAGCGTCTCAATACCCTGCGTATGGAGACCACCTTAGCTATTGGGGATGCTGTACGCAGGGCAGATCAGGATGAAAGCGTGGTCTTTGTCTGGCTGGAAGGCAAGGGCGGAAAAGCCTTTTGTGCGGGTGGGGATGTCCGGCTGCTGTCCGGAAAGTATCTGGGGGGGGACAAGAAAAGCGCTCTTGATTTTTTTACCACGGAATACAGTACGGATTATTCCATCCACATGGCAAAAACACCGATTCTCTGTTTTGCCCACGGCATTGTCATGGGTGGAGGGATAGGTATTCTGGCCGCTTGCCGTCATAAGGTGCTGACACCGGACGTCGTTCTGGCCATGCCAGAGGTTAGCATCGGGCTTTTCCCCGATGTGGGTGCCACCTGGTTTCTCAACCGTATGCCCAGAGGCTGCGGAAGGCTTCTTGGTCTGTGTGGATATCGCATGGATGCTGCGGATGCCTGTTTTCTGGGTTTTGGAGACCGGGTGGTACAGGAAGATGACAGGGAAGCTCTTTTTGAAAGCCTTGTGGCACTGGACTGGACAGGCAATCCCGAAAGGGACGCTCAGGCTGTGGATGCTGTACTGGCCCATTTTGAACTGCCTCTGGAGTCGGGTTTTCTTGCGGAAAAACCCGAATGCCTGCGAAAGCTGGCTCTGGCACCGGATCCGGTGACTTTCGGAGAAATACTTGTGGAATCGGGAAAACGGGAGCCTAGGCTTATACAGGCTTCAAAAACCTTTGGTTCGGCAAGTCCTTTCAGTATCTGTCTTACTTGGAGACAGCTTGGTACAGGCAGACACCTTTCCCTGAAGCAGGCATTCTGTCTTGAGCTTATCCTTGCGGCCCGCTGCATGGAACATCCGGATTTCCATGAAGGGGTCCGGGCGCTTCTGGTCGATAAGGACCAGTCCCCTGCCTGGAAGGACGGCAGGCTTGAAAATGTTGATCCCGGAGAAATCCGTAACTGTTTTACTCCGCCCTGGTCTTCCCTGCATCCGCTGAAGGATCTGCCGGATCCGGCTCTGATTTCCGGCTGGTCGTAA
- a CDS encoding enoyl-CoA hydratase-related protein: protein MEFKNLIYEKEDGIVRITLNRPKALNALNGELIAELNTLFDALAMDDGVRVVLLTGAGDKAFVAGADISELAHMDSFSARIFADAGQSMMAKIALLPMPVIAVVNGFALGGGCELALACDFIYASEKAMFGLPEETLGLIPGFGGTQRLARRVGAAMAMELIFTAKRIKAEEAKELGLVNRVLPAEQLMEEAQKTAASIAAMGPAAIALAKVAVHKGIEVDLISGSYMEREAFGLCFASSDAKEGTSAFLEKRKAVFSKTR, encoded by the coding sequence ATGGAATTCAAGAATCTTATTTATGAAAAAGAAGATGGGATTGTCCGCATTACCCTGAACCGCCCCAAAGCTCTGAATGCTCTGAATGGGGAACTCATTGCGGAGCTGAATACGCTGTTTGATGCTCTGGCGATGGATGATGGCGTGCGGGTTGTTCTGCTGACGGGAGCCGGAGACAAGGCCTTTGTGGCGGGTGCTGATATTTCCGAGCTCGCCCACATGGACAGTTTTTCCGCAAGGATCTTTGCCGATGCTGGGCAATCCATGATGGCAAAAATTGCCCTCCTTCCTATGCCTGTCATAGCCGTTGTTAACGGTTTTGCCCTGGGCGGCGGATGTGAATTGGCCCTGGCCTGTGATTTTATCTATGCCTCGGAAAAAGCCATGTTTGGTCTGCCCGAAGAAACGCTGGGGCTGATTCCCGGTTTCGGGGGAACCCAGCGCCTTGCAAGGCGGGTGGGTGCTGCCATGGCCATGGAGCTGATTTTTACGGCAAAGCGCATTAAAGCTGAAGAAGCAAAAGAGCTTGGTCTGGTTAACCGTGTGCTGCCCGCAGAGCAGCTGATGGAAGAAGCTCAGAAAACAGCAGCATCCATAGCAGCAATGGGGCCAGCAGCCATAGCCCTGGCCAAGGTTGCTGTTCATAAGGGGATCGAGGTGGATCTCATTTCCGGATCTTATATGGAAAGGGAGGCCTTTGGTCTTTGTTTTGCCAGTTCGGATGCAAAGGAAGGTACCTCAGCCTTCCTTGAAAAACGCAAAGCTGTGTTCAGCAAGACCCGTTGA
- a CDS encoding L-lactate MFS transporter: protein MQEKVLFNRWLVVAGACLMQAILGAVYTWSLFNSALVEKFGWDRGDVVFTFSVTMVSFTIAVLVAGRVQDKLKPRNVAIVGGIVAGMGVFLAGQSTSIMGMYLTYGFITGFAMGAVYVVPVATCAKWFPDRRGFVTGLNLAFVGVGGMALKPVIVSLINNVGVSESFAYLGIAYAILIVIGAFFMVQPPAGYVPPGYTPPKEGVAQTGKVTQSAKQYTPSEMMRTPQFYSLTLIYFFGAAAGLMVIAIAANIGMDLVGLTLAQAGNAVVTISLFNALGRFSWGAISDRIGRMQSLALMSAGFVVVMIFMSLVPMNYGTYLIATCVVGFCFGGYLSTTPSVVTDWFGTKNVGNNYGIVFLSYGVAAMFAPRFSVQMGYTTAFMVAAVLCAVGAVLAFTTKPPRQEVTAAERVHVSS from the coding sequence ATGCAGGAAAAGGTTTTGTTCAATCGTTGGCTGGTCGTTGCGGGTGCCTGTCTTATGCAGGCCATTCTCGGTGCAGTGTATACTTGGAGCCTTTTTAACTCAGCCCTTGTTGAAAAATTCGGGTGGGACAGGGGAGATGTGGTTTTCACCTTCTCGGTGACCATGGTTTCTTTTACCATTGCCGTACTGGTGGCAGGAAGGGTGCAGGATAAGCTCAAGCCCAGAAATGTTGCCATTGTGGGTGGTATTGTTGCGGGTATGGGGGTTTTCCTTGCGGGACAATCCACTTCCATCATGGGTATGTATCTGACCTACGGTTTCATCACAGGTTTTGCCATGGGTGCCGTGTATGTGGTTCCCGTAGCTACCTGCGCCAAGTGGTTCCCGGACAGACGCGGTTTTGTAACCGGTCTTAATCTGGCCTTTGTGGGTGTTGGTGGGATGGCATTGAAACCTGTGATCGTATCGCTCATTAATAATGTGGGTGTGTCGGAATCCTTTGCCTATCTTGGTATAGCCTATGCTATTCTTATCGTGATTGGTGCATTTTTCATGGTGCAGCCGCCTGCTGGCTATGTTCCTCCGGGATATACTCCTCCCAAGGAGGGTGTTGCCCAGACCGGTAAGGTGACTCAGTCTGCCAAACAATATACTCCTTCTGAAATGATGCGTACACCCCAGTTCTATTCCCTGACCCTGATATATTTCTTCGGTGCAGCTGCTGGCCTTATGGTTATTGCCATTGCCGCCAACATCGGCATGGACCTTGTTGGTCTTACTCTTGCCCAGGCGGGTAATGCTGTTGTCACCATTTCCCTTTTCAATGCACTGGGGCGTTTCAGTTGGGGCGCTATTTCCGACCGTATCGGTCGCATGCAGTCCCTGGCTCTCATGTCCGCAGGTTTTGTGGTGGTCATGATCTTCATGTCCCTTGTTCCCATGAATTATGGAACCTATCTGATTGCAACCTGTGTTGTTGGTTTTTGTTTCGGTGGGTATCTTTCCACAACACCTTCCGTTGTAACGGACTGGTTTGGAACCAAGAACGTGGGTAATAACTACGGCATAGTTTTCCTTTCCTATGGTGTGGCAGCCATGTTTGCTCCCCGTTTTTCCGTTCAGATGGGATACACAACGGCATTTATGGTGGCAGCGGTTCTTTGTGCCGTGGGTGCTGTTCTGGCCTTTACCACCAAGCCTCCCCGTCAGGAAGTTACTGCTGCGGAAAGGGTCCATGTATCCTCATAG